The nucleotide sequence ttaTAATTCTAGCATCTATCAAAACACATATCACATGTATTTCTCCATGAAGTTTCCTCTAATCACCGCAATATAATTTCCCTCTTTAAATTTCTGTGACACTTGACATTTATTCACAAAAGTATCCTGAGAATTCTCTATTTGATTATGTGATAATCAACACATTTTCACTTTGTAAGGCAGTTCCTTCCCTGAAAAAAACGAAAACAATTGTATGGTAtcactaaataaattttaacttttagatACAACCATCAGTATATTCCTACCATTTATATGCTCTTCAATCTCAAATGTTGACTTCTCATTTCAACAAAATTACAACGTTAATTTCAGTAAGAATCCATTGAAActaatttttgtttacatttcagtTTCCCAAAACAAAAGTGATTTCCAAACTTCCTTTCAGCAACAGAACTCTGTCATCAGGTAAAATTTTATGCACCCACAGTCCAAACATGGCAACTACATATCACAGCTGCTTCAGCAAAGGATCTGGAAAATTAGGCATGCCAGAGACCAAGGGCTCCACCTGCTGGCCAGCAATTCTCCATCAGGCTGCCCGGGAATCTTTGGAACCTATTTCATGAACCACAGcaataaaataactcaaataacAATACAAACTCTGTTCAGAAGTGGATGGTAATTGCATAACGTGAATTTTTTTCACTGACAGAGAGCACCACCATGTGATAACAAATCAtgtaaaaatcacatttatcACACAAAAGGTGCAGGTGGTGAGACCTGGATGAAGTATACCACTTAGCTACTGTAGGTGCCAatctttaaatgtcttttacaaaatgactttgaaatgatttttaagagattgaattttaaagtaaatatttaaaaggtcacccctggggtgcctgggtggctcagtcagttgagtgtcttacttcagctcgggtcatgatctcatgattcatgagttccagctgtACGTCGCGCTctctgctgtcggtgcagagcactttagatcctctgtctccctctctctctctctgcctctcccctgcttgtgcgctctctctcaaaaataaacattaaaaaataaaaataaataaaagtttatccCTGAAATTGTAATAAAGATAGGGAAAACCATATGGCCCAGAACTCTTCTTAGGTAAGTACAGTATATTATTGGTAAGACATCACTTGAGGCATGTGTAAGTAACAACTATGATCTTCAAGAACAGTGGCTCCAACTAATTGCAAGGCTTTTGTTTTGCTGAGTGAAGGAGGCAATTTGGGAGTTGAAGGTAAATTGTCACGGGCAATAGTAGAAATGCTGCACACTGCCAACTGTTTTTCCATGTGGTGTATAACCTCTCCCCTAAATATCAAGCACTTCTGTAAGAGTAACAGTTTGAAAGCGTACCACTTGTTAACCTTCCCTAGATGACTGAATGTTTCCATGTGGCCCTagtgttaatatatattaacctGTGGGCTGTTAATTTGAATgtgatggaggcaaaccataagagactcttaaacacagagaactaactgagggttgatggaggtggggaagaaagTGGGCAGTGgccattgaggagggcacttgggatgagcactgggtgttgtatgaaaaccaatttgatgataagttatattaaaaaattgaatatgataaagaagatgtggtttacatatataatggaatgctacttggcaatgagaaagaatgaaatcctgccatttgcaacaaattggatggaactggagggtattatgctaagtgaaataagtcagagaaagacatatcatatgttttgactcatatgtggaatttgaaaaacttaacagaagaccatggggaaagggaaggggaaaatagtttcagacagagagggaggcaaactatgagaggttcttaaagaaagagaacaaactgagggttgatggagggggcaggggggaagataggtgatgggcattgaggagggtacttgtgggggatgagcactgggtgttgcatgtaagtgatgaatcgtgGGAATCTACTCCAGAAACAAGAGCTGTATACATTGTAcattagccaacttgacaataaattatatttagaacaaaaaaaattttaataataaatattttgtatcaactagtaaaaaattaaaaataaaataaaataattaaataaaaataaaaataaaataaaataaaacttgaatgtGCACAAGTCAAGTACCAACCCTATAATTTCAAATGACACGTTACTTTCAGGTCAACATGTACTTTTAAATGTCTTATCTAACTAGATTAGAAATGCCATAAAAGCAGGGACCACGTACTTTTCATTTTCGTGTGCTTTCTAAAGCCTAGCATGCTTCCTTATAAGTAGTAAAGTACTAGTCCATTAGATAAATTGTTACTGAATTATTAAACCGCTTCCTTAATGAGCCTCTTCAAATTTCACCTGttcaaaaataattcattagTTTCACCTTAAAACCCTATCTCTCCTCCACCCAATTCTCTAGTGTTTATCTCACTGTTGGGATGAAAATAATCTTGAACTATATTTCAGTACTGGAGGAACCTTTTCAATGCCCTTCCCCAAGAGAAAAGGAGCTAGAAAGGTAAGCccaactcagaaaaacaaaagtccttTTTCATTAGATCTGAAAAACAATTCTGAGCATGTCATGGTGTCTTTTATTCAAAGTTGTAACTGGCACAAAATTATAGCTTGATATCTGGAAACTGGGAAGAAGAGTATAAAAGTGCATGTGTAAGGGCTTggggatataaaagaaaaaaatataattgaaaaagtACTGTGTCTTTCAGGTAAGACTGAAGTGTTTTCATCAATTAATCAGCTACTATTCTTTTATTGTTCTGTTCAAAGTTATTTGCTCATTAGAATaccattgtttttcttattgatgaAAATACTTTTTGGAAATTCACACttcatttttcttgcatttttcccagtttactttttttttcacatggtcATCCTTGCTACTCAAATTTTTGTGTGAcgtttttcttttggctttaagCTTATAAAGTCCTCCTCTGTATAAACATCCGaaaattatccattttcttttagtatcttatattttttacatatatcacattaactttcttaaattaatttttaacccCCCCAACCTCGTCCATTATGCCACCAACATTTATAGAATAATAATTTCAATTCTCTCAACTTGAGgttctatatttattatatattaaatgtatagaaAGGTCAGTTTTCAGAACTATTTTGTTCCATGAGGCCATCTATTCTTTTAGCTGTACAATACTgagtgtttttataatgttttaatacaGACGGAGGAAAAATTCCCATCACtacttttcctgaaaaaaaaCAGGAAACCTACCCTATTTAGTTTTGTCTAATTTTGTTGAAACtcttgggagaaaagaaagagaaaatggcatCTTCTGTATCTGTGTGGGACTGGTACGTATTCTCTTAAGGTAAAAACATCCTGATTGTTATTTTATGATTAATTCGTCAAGTCGTGCTGACACAATGAATTAACTGGGAAGAAACTGACCATTTGGAAGCATTCGCCCTCTCACCCAGAAAGAAGACTCAGCTCTCCTGTTTTACCTTTACCTACATAGGACCACACACCTTTTTTGGAAAGCTATGCCTTCAGATAATGGCGGAAGGATAGCTGCTAGAGGTATTTTATGCTTATTCGGGGTAAGAAAGACTCTTCCCACCTAAATATTTGAATAGGACTGTAGTTGATGATCTTCTGAATTCAAAGTCAGAAAGTGGAGTTTTCACTTCATGATAATATCTGAAACtaggagccaaaaaaaaaaaaaaagaaagaaagaaagaaacacgtttaatggaaattttctagaaaagagaaatagaagtccTGATTCATCGTTATTAAAGTGCAGTTTGCAACCCAATGGTGAGTTTGGGGAATATTTAATAAACCCTCAGAAATTTCCTTAAATGAACTTGAGATATTTTCTAAGTATAGTTTTGTGGCAATttgtgtaatgtgtgtgtgtgcacacacgcgtgcacataTGCCCACTGGATctgaatcaaatataaaaatgaatttctgaccggggcacctggatggctctgttggttgaaagtttgattcttgatttaggttcatgtcatgatctcaaggtttgtgggtttggtccctgcatccagttctgtgctgacagcatgaagccttcttgggattccttctcctttctctctgctcctcccctgctgctggagtccagttccagcagatccagggctccctgaaggatggacagtgtcggcaaaaggaagtgagagaacctcggcttctttctgctcaccaggcaggctaCTCCACcttgacctgagagtcagctttatttattgaaaaaaacatgtatggggtacaaaacagaagtggcaattaccttagacaataatttctgataacaaattctttggtatgtaaaactttcccagaacatagattggtgtaagactcatgcataatctttaccaatagaaaCTGAAgtagttggtgggaatgtaaactggtgcagccgctctggaaaactgtgtgtaggttcctcaaaaaattatcaatagaactcccttatgNNNNNNNNNNNNNNNNNNNNNNNNNNNNNNNNNNNNNNNNNNNNNNNNNNNNNNNNNNNNNNNNNNNNNNNNNNNNNNNNNNNNNNNNNNNNNNNNNNNNAGAgaggacacaaaacttgagagacttgaatactgaaaacaaactgagggttgaaggggagaggggaaaagaggtggtggggatggaggagggcacttgtggggaagagcactgggtgttgtatggaaaccaatttgacaataaactactttaaaaaaaaaaaagaaactgaagtaggtgactagatgtttatcagattggaaaggaagggatctttagcattcaaatacaaggcgaTGTTTTTAGCttatagcaaaggcaagagttaggtctttgtgagcaggggtcagtagcctgttttccaggggaagaaaaacaggttttctcaggaaatgtaacatttcctcctataatcataaaagaagaaactcctataacaagttttttcacaaggtacaattcacatatttttagcataagaaggcaagtcactcctgattaTCAGTCAGGCGCCCTGGGGGTCGGAGCTCAGGCAGAAATTGAGTGgaggttgagtgggggtagatgtTGGTCGCAAGTAGGCCCCAtgttgtcagcatgaagccccacaaagggctcggtatcacaaattgtgagatcatgacctgagctgaaatgaaggtGGGAGGTCTTGCacacctgccttacttcagaaatagCTCCCAGCACCCCGCTTGCTTTCTTACTCTTTCAAATcaacagacttttttaaaaaatgaatttctgacCATCATAAAGTTTATGCTATTAGGGCTACCAAggcattttttctaaatttaacagCATAAATGATTATGTTcccaatccatttttaaaaactgtgccCCTTTCCATTACCAAATTATATCTTTATGACTTGGACAGTAGGTTATTTTCATGTTACTTTTCTTGAGAAAAAAGtatcttcattccttcattccatGCTTGTGAGGTTCCTCATATCTAGGCCAAGAGCCATGGTCCCAGAATAGATAAGGCCTGAATTCCTCAGGATGTTGTTTACAAGACAGAATGTGCCAGACCCCacacaaatttcattttctcttttctcccaagagaattttaaatttaaaatagaactgccaAGCACCTAGCAAGCCTATTTAAGGTATGCCTATGGAGTAACATTGTTCTCAAAGGGCTCAAACGTTTTCACACAAATAAACTGAGAACAtgcctgttccttttttctctacaCAGTACTCTGAGCCAGAAGTACAAACACAAGGAGGCTCCTACCACACATACTTTATTCATTTCATGGTGTGTTCTTGCTACTTACTCCTTACTCCTTTCGTGAAATGGCATTATCTCCTTTCTGAGGCTAACTTtagctattttcttcttttttgagagagagagacagaaagagagcaagaaaggggcagagagagggagagagagaatcccaagtaggccccatgctgtcagcgtgaagccccacaaggggctcaatattacaaattgtgagaccatgacctgagccgaaatgaagaataagatgcttaaccgactgagccacccacacgcccctctAGCTAATCCTAATAGTGCCCAAGTGCATTATAGACCAGTCTAAATAATTTAACTTATAACCTTTGCAAAGGGACATAATTGCACTGTCCCCTGCACCATGCCCACTTTCTCTCCAAGGGAGATTTTAATCTAAAGAATtttgaacaggggcacctgggtggctcagtcagttaagcatccgacttcagctcaggtcatgaactcacaacggttcatgagtttaagccccgtgttgggctctgtgctgacagctcagagcctggaacctgcttctgattctgtgtctccctttctctctgcccttcccctacttgcacgctatctctctcctccttctcaaaagtaaaaattaaaaaaaaaagttttaaagaattttgaataTATGCTCTTATCATGAAAATTCTGTGTTGCCTTTGGATATCCCCTAGGTTTAGAGACCAAATAATTGCCTGTAAGGACATACAGAGTGGCTTGAATGGTATAAATTAAAGTaacagtgaaaaaacaaaattagacatTATTAGCCCTGTAAACTCAGAGATCTTAATATTCTTTGGGCTTTCCTAACTTAACtccaaatattaaagaaatcaatCTGGTAGGTCTAGTCAATGTGGTGACTAGGGTTTGGGAAAACTAAGGAGCACTGGTAATCAAGAGCTAACTACAGCCTGTGtcaaacattattaaatattacttagaaataatcacatttatttgttaataatcAGATACTTGAGAAACACAAATGCTTCCTATCTAGGATTTCTCTCCACCACAAAAAGCTAGTGCCTTAATTTATGCATCAATAGGTTGCATTCTGTTACCCACATTTCCATACACTGACTCTAAGTTTCATAAAAGTAATTGTTTCGAAGAACCTGTTGAATTTTCTGAGGAATTCCTTAGCACAGTGCTATTTTTCTATTCATAAAGTAAAAGACTTCCTGGGCAAATGTATGCAGAcaacagacatttttcaaaagttttagtGAAgatttactactttatttttcagagattatACTTGAAATATGGCTCAGAGTGACTTCCTCTACCCAGATAACCCAAGAAGAAGGCAAGAAGTCAACCGTCTTCACCAGCAGCTTCTTGACTGCTTATCTGATAGCTTCCATGCCACCAATAAGCTGATTGGGGTTTTAAACACGCACTTGGGGTGCAGCCTGGCCTCTATTGAGATGCAGCGAAATGGGACCATCAAGGAAAACTGTGATATCATCATCCAAGCCATGATGAAAATCCAAAAAGAATTGCAAAAGGTTGATGAAGCACTAAAAGATAAACTAGAGCCAACCCTTTACAGAAAACTTCAGGAtattaaagaaagggaaacagagaaaattGCAATAGTACAAAAGGTCATTTCAGTCATCCTGGGAGAAGCTACTTCCGCAGCCAGTGCAGTGGCTGTGAAACTTGTGGGCTCAAATGTCACAACTGGCATAATTAACAAGTTGGTCACTGTGTTAGCTCAAATTGGAGCTTCTCTCCTCGGTAGTATAGGAGTTGCTGTTCTTGGCCTTGGCATAGATATGATCTTCCGTGCTATCCTGGGAGCAGTGGAGAAAACACAGCTTCAAGCAGCCATTAAAAGTTATGAGCAGCATCTGGTGGAATTCAAGTCAGCTTCGGAAAAATATCATCATGCCATTACTGAAGTCACCAACACAGTGAAACACCAAATGAAATAAACAGCCACTGTGCTTCTTCTGCTTCTCAATTACAGTGTTTTGcttctttgattaggtttattttctgttaagtttccaaCATGGACATAAATACAGTTAACATAGAAAGATGGTTTAGATATACTAAAACTAGAAGACTCCAGAGTTTTGTATCAATGATGAATGCCTAAATCAGTGCTAGACCCTGTGAAGTAAAACTGTATCCCAGGATACCTTCTTACAACATTAGATTAAATGCTATTGTAGAAGAGCACGTGTAAAggttaccttttccttttctaattcccCAAATccttaaaatttacatggaatgGGGCGATTTTATTTCTACTACTAGCTTCAGACATCATTTAGTTCTAAGGCAACGTCCTTGTAACTGCTGCCTAGACTCAAACTGTGACCtttgaatgaaataattttgaCCACCAGTTTAAATCCAGTAAGCtggaagagacagaaatacaGTTTGCAACAATTCAATCATGAAAGATCACAATGGTTTTGTAACTTCAACTAATTACACACTATACCTggatggcttttttaaaaagataaaagttaaaactgaaaagataaaGGCTCTGTTTCCATAATTGCAACCAACCCTGACCAACTGTGGTGTGATGATTAAATATCCCTCATGTGAATGAACACTCTGgaacatttgaaaagaaacataCATTTAGGGTGCAGGGGGAGGAAGCTGTTACTCTTTCAAGAATTTGTcactttgttatttaaaaaagtcatatttttaattatcctAATGAGGTTTCAGACATATGAAATTTCATGTTCAATACTATCAGAATGGAAGTTGTCCCCTGCTACATAAAACTTTAGGTAGCCCATTTCATTAATTACCTGATTTCAGAAAATCGAGAGGCTAAGGAATTTCTGTAGACACGAGTGTTTTTTTGCCAACTAATAACCACCCATTAAGACTTTTAGTTTCTACTTATAAAATCATTAATAAGTTGTTGATGCAAGAAtgtttgttataatttattttgcataCAAGAAATGTCTTGAGTTTTAAAAGCCAGCATATccccaaaattaaaaagctagataaaacacttttttttcaaatgtactcttttctttctattctgtcACTGCTTCTTAACTTAGTTGCAAACTAAATCTCTTCACATtcaaaattaaatcttatttttattacctaACTTACCAGTTCTAAACTACAAGACCTTGTTAATGCTCTTTCTGGGACTCAAATCGGAAAAATTTCTAAGACAAAGGTAAGGAACCGATCTTAAATGGTTAAGTGCACATTTAAGTACTCTACTGCTATAATTAGTATGTATTTCCTTCaatattttggtgtatttatAAGAATTGATAGTAAAAACTAACTATACCTAACATATTTTCCTATAAGGAATATTAAGATCAGAAATAACCAAGggtgtcttttaaaatttctaaatatttaaatatgtaagcTTACCTTTaaagggaaaaggggaggagtCTTCGACAAACAGCAGCTAGACAGGAAAGGACGAAAGACTAGACCTAAGTGATAATCCGTATATAGGTATAGTGACATCATAAAGGACTTTAGCTGGTGAAAAGACCAAAAGGGAAAGACCATAAATCAACCTGGCCACTTGCACATTTAAAACTGAATGCACATGTATCTCCacatttcttcctcaaaaaatttattgTAGATTACTGTAGATTAATTTATTGTAGATGAACAACCGGGAACTCTAACACGGGCACTAATCTGTTCTGTATGCCTATAAACTTCCAGACGGACATGACGCTAGCAAAGAGCAATAAACACAGTACCAAGTGTTATCTTGGGATCTCTTTTCAGACACAAGCAAAAGAGATCGCACGCGCTTACATTACAAAAATATCCCAAACCCAAAAACTAACACAATTCCAGCCGACAAAAACTTAGCAAAACACCCCTCTAACTGGAACCGTCCAGTCTCACGCAACTAACGGAGCTCCAGGAAATTAAGTCAGAAAGTCTCGGTCCGAGAGGGAAAAGCAGTCTTCTCATCAGCCAATCACCTATCCGACTTGCTccgtttttcttatttctgttggTTTAAAGAAGTGTCAATTAACGTGGTTCTGCGCAATGGGGGCGGGCTCTTGCCAGACAAACAACCAATTCGGTATAAACTTGGAGCGGAAGAGACTCTAGTCCTGGAGTTCTTGGTTCCTCTCTATGGTACCAGAGCGGAGAAACGCTAAGATCTTCGGCCTTAGGTATAGGAAGTGACGTAAGGATGGCGGAGGGGCGCGAGGTTTCAAGATGGCGGTGGCTGGGTTGCTGACCGGCAGGCAGAGGTGAAGGCCCCTACGAGGTAAAAGAGGCCGAGAATCGTCCCATCCCCGCCTCTTGcagccccaggagcccagcaGAAGTGTGAGTGTGCAGGATTGTTCTACTccgttcctttctctttcccgaCCTTTCTCGGGGCCCGCGCGGTTGCCTCGGGAACACCAGGCCCCTCAGCCCCGCTCTTCCTCTCCGCGGTTGGGGTCTCCCGGGTCGCGGATCGGGGGATCTCGGAGCCAAGGACGGTGTGGTTTCCAACGTCTAAGCTGCTGTTGTACCCGAGGCAGTTAGCGCCGCCCCCCGCCTGTGCGCGTTCACCGGCTGCTTTAGATTTGACGTCTTGGACCTCGAGTCAGGGTCAACCGTCGCTATGGCTTAGGcagttgctgctgctgttgcttctCTTGGTGAACTGGGCTCCGACCCACTGCAGCCTGTTCGGTTTCCCCACGGTTATGTGGCCCAGTTTGCCTGTCGTTTCtgcttttaaacaaaaagtaGTTTGTACAGACTAAGGCTCCATTGTCTTCTATAGAAATTCTCTGTAATTTGTAATTTGCTCTTTGTCAAAACATGAGCCTGAGGGTAATtgacaaagaaaagcagaaaagatagGAGCTATCAAAGGTAGGAGAGCCTATATTTCTACGAATATTACTTGTTTCCACCTCGCTTCTCCCAGACTCCCAGTTTTTTCTGCGAAGGAAATCCTGCGAAGGGTAAATTAGGTGCCACTCAAACAGCTCTGACCCATTTAGCAGAAACCAAGGCATTTGAACACTTGCTGAAAGAGGCATTAACTAATGAAATTTTCTGACAAAAATCTTCATacaaggaagaaggagaggtaCAATTAATTGTACCGGCTACTAAAATTTTTGCCTCATGATATTTCCTTTCCCACCTTTTAAACGTCTACTTTCAAAAGGGAgtaaatttgtccattttattattGGGAAGGGTGAGCGTTAACAAGTAAAAGTTTGGAACAAGAGAAAGAAGTAATGTCTCCAATTAAGAAAAGTCTTGACTTGcaaaatattttccctcaaaCACAAATCAGGAATCAAGGGGGTACTAGTAGAAAAATGTGTGTCTTGACATTTTTGGACACtcctttatataatatttttatttttaatatgtgcaCCTTTAGTTATGTCTTACACTCTTAAGACTCAAGAATTCTATCTGAATTAGAAGGAACTCTGAATTAAATAGCCTTAAATTAATGAGTTTTTACTATCTTAAAGATGTTGGGAATACATGGCCAAGAACCATGGAGAGAGGCAAGGGGAGCTCTGTTGTTTCCAGCCCCCATCATTACCTCCATTCTCTTTTGATTCCTCTTTCACCCTAAATATAAACAAAGGGAGGGTGTAGGAAAAGGACTAACGGTTTTTCATACAGGTTTTCATACGCATGATTTGTCCCATATTGTTGAagcatattctgatttttttcagttgaCAGAAtcggtctgtgatccattttaaaaagttaataatcaAAAGAATGTTGCTTTTCAAGAGATTGGTAGAAATTTTGTaacataaaatggaagaaattttgtAAATGGAGGAAAATTAagctatttctttgtttttgcagggttttttttttatgaataagtAAATCATACAAGTTATCAACATGGGACGGAGATCTACATCATCCACCAAGAGTGGAAAATTTATGAACCCTACAGACCAAGCCCGTAAGTGTCCATTAGTATGGAATGATAAAGAAGAGGAGTAATAAAATTGCAAACAGTAGAGAATCTATTAGGTCTTACTTACAAAATCCGCTGTGCCAGGAGTCAGTTGTATAAAGTTATCCAATGTTCTTGTGGGCACCTGATGAAAACtttaaacatgcaaaaaaaaattagtgcccatattttttttaagtttatttatttattttgagagtgtgtgcatgatcatggggaggggcaaagagagagaatcccagacaggctctgcactatcagcacagagcctggtgtggggcttgagcccaggaactgcaagatcacagtctgaaccgaaaccaagagtcagtggcttaacctactgagccacccagtacccacatttttaatttgattgaCTTGCAAAGTAAAATTGGCTTAAAAGTTTCTTCTTGTCTGTGAAGTTTTGAACAAATTAGTTTTGTAAacttctctttaatattttgacatctttttctttcagattcatagtaattttttaagaagcttaaaacaaaaacttgtcaGGACATTTTTGGCTGACATAATTAAAGGGTGCTATTGGGGTCTGGTGGGTAGAGGCCACAGATGCTGCTAAATATTCTgcatgcacaggacagcctcctACAGTAAGAATTGATCTGTATGAAGTTCGGTTAGTGTTCAAGATTTGaaagttttatgttttctctctctctaaaggaaAAGAAGCCCGGAAAAGAGAGTTAAAGAAGGTATGATTTCAGAAGCCTCCTGTGAGCCAGTAAATGGTGTTTGGCACATCTTACTGTTTGGGTTTAGTGGATTTCAAAACAACATTTCCAATTAGTTGTCAGGAAAGATACTTCATGCTGCTTATAACAAACCATAAACTTTACTAAGCCAAAATACCATATTTGGAAACTGAATTGAAAAAACTTTGCAGATAAGCTTATGATGAGTTATTGTAACATTGTTTGATTATCTTTCCCAGTGagttaaataaatatctttgaaaGGAATTTCTTTTTGCTCTTAAAGCATACTGCTCTGTGAAAAGATACTGAATTAGtgaatggaaataaatatgaTTCTAAATTGTTTTGTGGGTTCCTTTTTTCATTTGGTAGCTGTTGAGTTTGGCAAAGTGTTTTCAcagaataaagtatttatttttcagtatcatGCTTTAACACATTGAGAGAATgcagaattttaagtttttaattaggttttcttatttcattgtttAGTATCAAATCTGCaaaatttttctctaatatataattttagaattaagcgtaaaataagattctttttaagtaattgtTAACAACTCACAAAATTAAAGTACTTGCCTGAGAAAGCACACATACTaaataatgtttatctttttgtctaaagttgaaatatttttgagatcaaaaaattacatttttggtTATGGTGATTGAAACAAGATGGGAAACCAAGGAGAAATTCAGCTTTGTTTTAAGTAGATTCTTGAtgcaaattgaaataaaaactcctATGAGTGTCCAGTTTCTTGACATAGTTGCTCTTTTGTTTCTCTAAGAACAAAAAACAGCGCATGATGGTACGAGCTGcagttttaaagatgaaagatCCCAAACAGATTATCCGGGACATGGAGAAATTGGATGAAATGGGTAAGAGTTTATAAAAGGGCTAGATTTCATAGCAGGGGTAACAGGCAAGCAGGTAACAAGTAGAGCAGCACAGGCGTGAGGAAAAGACGTGATTGCATTTGACAGGCTTAGTGTCAGGAAGACGACATGGGGGGACTGGTCTAGAGAAAGATGAGTGCCGTTATTTAGCTTGAACTAATT is from Suricata suricatta isolate VVHF042 chromosome 10, meerkat_22Aug2017_6uvM2_HiC, whole genome shotgun sequence and encodes:
- the SMCO3 gene encoding single-pass membrane and coiled-coil domain-containing protein 3 — its product is MAQSDFLYPDNPRRRQEVNRLHQQLLDCLSDSFHATNKLIGVLNTHLGCSLASIEMQRNGTIKENCDIIIQAMMKIQKELQKVDEALKDKLEPTLYRKLQDIKERETEKIAIVQKVISVILGEATSAASAVAVKLVGSNVTTGIINKLVTVLAQIGASLLGSIGVAVLGLGIDMIFRAILGAVEKTQLQAAIKSYEQHLVEFKSASEKYHHAITEVTNTVKHQMK